A single region of the Mycobacterium avium subsp. avium genome encodes:
- a CDS encoding proline iminopeptidase-family hydrolase, with amino-acid sequence MVAVPGGQVWFQRTGGGAGLPLLVIHGGPGLPHDYLRSLRRLATDREVIFWDQLGCGNSKCPPNPGLWTMERSVAEVDAVVRALRLDRFHLFGNSWGGMLAQQYVLDAAPAGAASLTISNSIASIPQFAKMVARLKSELDPATQAAIDRHEAAGTTHDPEYQAAIRTWNETYLCRVRPWPRDLEDAFRKMSAEVFETMFGASDFHIVGTVRDWDVFDRLGEIAVPTLVLAGRYDECVPEHMWEMHRRIPGSRFELFESSAHMPFIEEPEKFDAVMRDFLRLHD; translated from the coding sequence ATGGTCGCGGTCCCGGGTGGCCAGGTGTGGTTCCAGCGCACCGGCGGCGGCGCCGGGCTTCCGCTGCTCGTCATCCACGGCGGGCCGGGTCTACCGCACGACTACCTGCGGTCGCTGCGGCGGTTGGCCACCGACCGCGAGGTCATCTTCTGGGATCAGCTCGGCTGCGGCAACTCCAAATGCCCACCGAACCCCGGCCTTTGGACCATGGAACGCTCGGTGGCCGAGGTGGATGCCGTGGTGCGCGCCCTGCGGCTGGACCGCTTCCATCTGTTCGGAAATTCCTGGGGCGGCATGCTGGCCCAGCAGTACGTTCTCGACGCGGCTCCGGCCGGCGCCGCCAGCCTCACCATCTCGAACAGCATTGCCTCCATCCCGCAGTTCGCGAAGATGGTGGCGCGCTTGAAGTCTGAGCTGGACCCCGCCACACAGGCGGCCATCGACCGTCACGAGGCCGCCGGCACCACGCATGACCCCGAATACCAGGCCGCGATACGCACCTGGAATGAAACCTACCTGTGCCGGGTGCGGCCCTGGCCGCGCGACCTCGAGGACGCCTTCCGCAAAATGAGCGCCGAGGTGTTCGAGACGATGTTCGGCGCCAGCGACTTTCACATCGTCGGCACGGTGCGGGACTGGGACGTCTTCGACCGGCTGGGCGAAATCGCCGTGCCCACACTGGTACTCGCGGGCCGCTACGACGAATGCGTGCCGGAGCACATGTGGGAGATGCACCGGCGCATACCGGGCTCGCGCTTCGAGCTGTTCGAGTCCAGCGCCCACATGCCGTTCATCGAGGAACCGGAGAAGTTCGACGCGGTGATGCGTGACTTCCTACGGCTGCACGACTGA
- a CDS encoding enoyl-CoA hydratase/isomerase family protein yields MYDMPTEIDVRADGALRIITLNRPDSLNSVNDDLHVGLARLWQRLTDDPTARAAVITGAGRAFSAGGDFGYLKELSADADLRAKTIRDGREIVLGMARCRIPVVAAVNGPAVGLGCSLVALSDIVYIAENAYLADPHVQVGLVAADGGPLTWPLHISLLLAKEYALTGTRISAQRAVELGLANHVADDPVAEAIACAKKILELPQQAVESTKRVLNIHLERAVLASLDYALSAESQSFVTEDFRSIVTKLADKN; encoded by the coding sequence GTGTACGACATGCCTACCGAAATCGATGTCCGGGCCGACGGTGCGCTGCGCATCATCACGCTGAACCGGCCGGACTCGCTCAACTCGGTCAACGACGACCTGCACGTGGGGCTGGCGCGGCTGTGGCAGCGGTTGACCGATGACCCCACCGCGCGTGCCGCCGTGATCACCGGTGCCGGCCGGGCTTTTTCGGCGGGCGGCGATTTCGGGTATCTCAAGGAGCTGTCCGCCGACGCCGACCTGCGTGCCAAGACCATCCGGGACGGGCGCGAGATCGTGCTCGGCATGGCGCGCTGCCGGATTCCGGTGGTGGCGGCCGTCAATGGCCCCGCGGTAGGGCTGGGCTGCAGCCTGGTGGCGCTGAGCGACATCGTCTACATCGCCGAGAACGCCTACCTGGCCGACCCGCATGTGCAGGTGGGTCTGGTGGCCGCCGACGGTGGGCCGTTGACCTGGCCGCTGCACATCAGCCTGTTGCTGGCCAAGGAGTACGCGCTGACCGGCACCCGGATCAGCGCGCAGCGCGCCGTCGAGCTCGGGTTGGCCAATCACGTGGCCGACGATCCCGTCGCCGAGGCAATCGCCTGCGCCAAAAAGATTTTGGAGCTGCCGCAGCAGGCGGTGGAAAGCACCAAGCGGGTGCTCAACATCCATCTGGAGCGGGCCGTGCTGGCCAGTCTGGACTATGCGTTGTCGGCCGAGAGCCAGTCGTTCGTCACCGAGGATTTCCGGTCGATCGTCACCAAACTGGCGGACAAGAACTGA
- a CDS encoding acyl-CoA dehydrogenase family protein produces the protein MDFRDSPDEAAFRERLRSWLSVHAKEFASSGDDYWARQAEWHQALYREGFFGLSWPREYGGQELAPVYDVIVDEELARAGAPPRPSVGYLIYGIGRHASDELRRRFLPGIINGTERWCQGFSEPGAGSDLASLTTTARLEGDTYVVDGHKIWTSYSDVADWCLLLARTDPQAKRHRGLSAFILEMKQPGVQQRPLRMINGVTNEFGQVFFDGAKVPADRMVGAPGDGWAVAMTVVGHEREPSTLGYAARYGKIVRSLYARTDGPVCEELAWAAVQSEMLTHHVRRRLSEQLDGVSHGPEGSLDKLLMTWVEQSVGHAALAVAGTRDPDLLSAYLYSRAQSVMGGTSQIQKNIIASRILGL, from the coding sequence TTGGACTTTCGTGATTCACCCGACGAGGCCGCCTTCCGGGAGCGGCTGCGCTCTTGGCTTTCGGTGCACGCCAAGGAGTTTGCCAGTTCCGGTGACGACTACTGGGCCCGGCAGGCCGAGTGGCACCAGGCCCTGTACCGCGAGGGCTTCTTCGGGTTGTCGTGGCCCCGCGAGTACGGCGGCCAGGAGCTGGCGCCGGTGTACGACGTCATCGTGGACGAGGAACTGGCCCGGGCCGGGGCGCCGCCGCGGCCCAGCGTGGGCTATCTGATCTACGGCATCGGCCGGCACGCCAGCGACGAACTGCGCCGGCGCTTCCTGCCCGGCATCATCAATGGCACCGAGCGCTGGTGTCAGGGCTTCAGCGAGCCGGGCGCCGGTTCGGACCTGGCGTCGCTGACCACCACCGCCCGGCTGGAGGGCGACACCTACGTCGTCGACGGGCACAAGATCTGGACCAGTTACTCCGATGTCGCCGACTGGTGTCTGCTGCTGGCCCGCACCGATCCGCAGGCCAAGCGTCACCGCGGCCTGTCGGCGTTCATCCTCGAGATGAAACAGCCTGGCGTACAACAGCGTCCGCTCCGCATGATCAACGGGGTGACCAACGAATTCGGTCAGGTGTTCTTCGACGGCGCCAAGGTTCCCGCGGACCGGATGGTCGGTGCCCCCGGGGACGGGTGGGCGGTGGCCATGACGGTGGTCGGACACGAACGCGAGCCCTCCACGCTGGGGTATGCGGCCCGCTACGGCAAGATCGTCCGCAGCCTGTACGCGCGCACCGACGGCCCGGTGTGCGAGGAATTAGCTTGGGCGGCAGTGCAATCGGAGATGCTCACGCATCACGTCCGGCGACGGCTGTCCGAGCAGCTGGACGGCGTGTCGCACGGGCCCGAGGGATCGCTTGACAAGCTGCTGATGACCTGGGTCGAACAATCCGTCGGCCATGCCGCGCTGGCCGTCGCGGGCACCCGGGACCCCGATCTGCTCAGCGCCTACCTGTACAGCCGGGCGCAAAGCGTCATGGGCGGGACATCACAAATACAGAAGAACATCATCGCTTCACGGATCTTGGGATTGTAG
- a CDS encoding acyl-CoA dehydrogenase family protein: MDVRLTAEQQQLRDAAAKLADDLGPATVQDLDDQGRISRLDKQIEMSGWRSLRSDGASGVEVAIVAEEFGRRLVDTPFLGPALADDLLRHVGADAAATTVAVDDRAVDARGARRAVSLSGGAVLAVDVQPAPDNVDLTRADATTVGAPETLGEVGSDVAGQWRALALVTTTADLVGVARGAHALACDYAKIREQYGNPIGSYQAIAHLLAESLALIEGSISVARHAAWAVDALAPAEAIRAAQIAKVYCARAARTVCETAIQVHGGIGNTWECAAHVYLRRALTSTELWPVALKEIDLGLS; this comes from the coding sequence ATGGATGTACGTCTGACAGCTGAACAACAGCAATTGCGTGATGCCGCCGCCAAGCTGGCCGACGACCTCGGCCCGGCAACGGTGCAGGATCTCGACGACCAGGGCCGAATCAGCCGGCTGGACAAGCAGATCGAGATGTCCGGCTGGCGGTCGTTGCGCTCCGACGGCGCCTCGGGTGTCGAAGTGGCCATCGTGGCCGAGGAATTCGGCCGCCGGCTGGTCGACACGCCGTTTCTGGGTCCGGCGCTCGCCGACGACCTGCTCCGCCACGTCGGCGCCGACGCGGCGGCGACGACGGTGGCCGTCGACGATCGGGCGGTCGATGCCCGGGGCGCTCGGCGCGCCGTCTCGCTGTCGGGTGGCGCGGTCCTGGCCGTCGATGTGCAGCCCGCGCCGGACAACGTCGACCTGACCCGGGCCGACGCGACGACGGTGGGCGCTCCGGAGACACTGGGGGAGGTGGGTTCCGACGTGGCCGGGCAGTGGCGGGCGCTGGCGCTGGTCACCACGACGGCCGACCTGGTCGGCGTCGCCCGGGGCGCGCACGCGCTGGCCTGCGACTACGCGAAAATCCGTGAGCAGTACGGTAATCCGATCGGGTCGTATCAAGCCATCGCGCACCTGCTGGCGGAAAGCCTTGCGCTGATCGAGGGTTCGATCAGCGTGGCCCGGCACGCCGCGTGGGCGGTGGACGCGCTGGCACCCGCCGAGGCCATCCGGGCGGCCCAGATCGCCAAGGTCTACTGTGCGCGTGCCGCCCGAACGGTCTGTGAGACGGCGATTCAGGTGCACGGCGGTATCGGCAACACCTGGGAGTGCGCGGCGCACGTCTACCTGCGCCGGGCCCTGACCTCGACCGAGCTGTGGCCGGTCGCGTTGAAGGAGATCGATCTTGGACTTTCGTGA